One window from the genome of Papaver somniferum cultivar HN1 unplaced genomic scaffold, ASM357369v1 unplaced-scaffold_84, whole genome shotgun sequence encodes:
- the LOC113345862 gene encoding probable membrane-associated kinase regulator 1, which translates to MGKTSRRSKIDERSSRTLPSSPTHSSSSSDFEFLISLPSPHKLSSSSCPAAADELFFKGQILPLHISPRLSMLQSLGSSSSSSASSTTNSRDSTSSSNDLFLLSSSSHESSCNSSCRPSSVTEELELLPQLNNPRSDLNQKKNYQQVLSFQNLHKEQIKKPVKYFSLSRFSNVFRKDQSKIRGDTVNSPVIQEQGGSNSNSVKKMKEMVSKYMKKVKPFYEKLSSKQQSSSIKDRGLSQSQSFSENILYPRKNNNNYKQSCIVSSCPSSMRSSPSRCSLVKSSSSSIEELQNAIQGAITHCKNSYSKSDNKF; encoded by the coding sequence ATGGGGAAAACCAGCAGGAGATCAAAGATTGATGAGAGATCATCAAGAACATTACCATCATCACCAACacattcatcatcatcgtcagaTTTTGAGTTCTTGATTTCATTACCATCACCGCACaaattatcttcatcatcatgtCCGGCGGCAGCTGATGAGCTTTTCTTTAAAGGTCAGATACTTCCATTACATATCTCACCTCGTTTATCTATGCTTCAATCTCTTggttcatcatcatcgtcatcagcaTCGTCGACTACAAATTCTCGTGATTCCACTAGTAGTTCTAATGATTTGTTTTTGTTGAGTAGTAGTAGTCATGAATCTTCTTGTAATTCATCTTGTCGACCTAGTTCTGTAACTGAGGAATTAGAACTACTTCCTCAACTTAACAATCCTCGTAGTGATTTGAATCAGAAGAAGAATTATCAACAGGTTCTGAGTTTTCAGAATCTTCATAAGGAACAAATCAAGAAACCCGTCAAGTATTTCTCTTTATCCAGGTTTTCTAATGTGTTCAGAAAAGATCAGAGTAAAATAAGAGGAGATACTGTTAATTCTCCTGTGATTCAAGAACAGGGAGGGAGTAATTCAAATTCagtgaagaagatgaaagaaatgGTGAGTAAGTATATGAAGAAAGTAAAACCATTTTATGAGAAATTATCATCAAAACAACAATCATCGTCGATTAAGGATCGTGGGTTATCTCAATCTCAATCATTTTCAGAGAACATTTTATATCCaagaaaaaacaacaataattATAAGCAGAGTTGTATTGTTTCAAGCTGCCCATCATCAATGAGATCTTCACCTAGTCGTTGTAGTTtggttaaatcatcatcatcatccattGAAGAGCTTCAGAATGCAATCCAAGGTGCTATCACTCATTGTAAGAATTCTTATTCAAAATCTGATAATAAGTTTTAA
- the LOC113345890 gene encoding probable methyltransferase PMT26 — protein sequence MGIGRGPRADVRSSMAVIVVLVALSLVGGWMMTSSSIVPLQNTEFSRDGEVDTVNKPNSTQFEDNSAVVHEDAKKGDSKQISPQDLTSQKSEGSGGNKVPDAAQHQSTTQDGAFSTQSSESKNEKEYSVTKDESAYEYKWKLCNVTAGPDYIPCLDNIYAVTHLQSTIHYEHRERHCPEEPPTCLVHLPQGYKKSIKWPKSRNKIWYSNVPHTKLAEIKGHQNWVKVSGEYLTFPGGGTQFMQGALPYVEFIEKELADISWGRKSRVVLDVGCGVASFGASLFDKDVLTMSFAPKDEHEAQIQFALERGLPALSAVMGTTRLPFPGGVFDLIHCARCRVPWHIEGGKLLLELNRILRPGGYFVWSATPVYRKEAEDFGIWKAMSALTKQMCWDLLIVKKDSFNGVGVAIYRKPLSNECYEKRPEDDPPLCKESDDPNAAWNITLKSCMHKLPIEASERGSQWPDQWPLRLEKPPYWLNGAGLGVYGKASPEDFIADHEHWKRVVTNSYLHEMGVSWSDVRNVMDMRSVYGGFAAALKDLNVWVMNVVTIDSPDTLPIIYERGLFGIYHDWCESFSTYPRSYDLLHADHLFSKLKLRCSLVAVIAEVDRILRPDGKLIVRDKVEIIKELMQMAESLQWEIRLTNNKENEGLLCLQKTTWRPKVVETIALATA from the exons ATGGGTATTGGAAGAGGTCCAAGAGCTGATGTGAGGAGTTCAATGGCTGTTATTGTTGTCCTTGTTGCTCTCAGCTTAGTTGGTGGTTGGATGATGACATCTTCGTCAATTGTTCCTCTGCAAAATACAGAATTTTCTAGGGATGGGGAGGTAGATACTGTCAATAAACCTAATTCTACACAATTTGAAGATAATTCAGCAGTCGTACATGAAGATGCGAAAAAGGGAGATTCGAAGCAGATCTCACCTCAGGATTTAACATCTCAGAAATCTGAGGGGAGTGGAGGTAATAAGGTTCCCGATGCAGCTCAGCACCAGTCTACCACACAAGATGGGGCATTTTCTACTCAAAGTTCAGAGTCAAAGAATGAAAAGGAATATTCTGTTACAAAAGATGAGAGTGCTTATGAGTATAAATGGAAACTTTGTAACGTCACCGCCGGGCCAGATTATATACCTTGCCTAGATAATATATATGCTGTTACACATCTTCAAAGTACTATACACTATGAACATAGAGAAAGGCACTGCCCTGAAGAGCCACCAACTTGTCTGGTTCATCTGCCTCAAGGATATAAAAAATCTATTAAGTGGCCTAAAAGCAGGAATAAG ATATGGTATTCCAATGTTCCCCACACTAAGCTTGCAGAAATAAAGGGGCATCAAAATTGGGTTAAAGTTAGTGGAGAGTACCTAACATTTCCTGGTGGTGGAACTCAGTTTATGCAGGGCGCCTTGCCTTATGTTGAATTTATCGAAAAA GAGTTGGCTGATATATCATGGGGAAGGAAGAGCCGTGTGGTATTGGATGTTGGATGTGGGGTAGCCAGTTTTGGTGCATCTCTCTTTGACAAAGATGTTCTTACGATGTCATTTGCTCCAAAGGATGAGCATGAGGCCCAAATTCAGTTTGCACTTGAAAGGGGTCTCCCAGCTCTATCAGCCGTGATGGGCACAACAAGACTCCCTTTCCCTGGTGGAGTGTTTGATCTTATCCATTGTGCTCGTTGCAGGGTTCCATGGCATATCGAGG GTGGTAAACTTCTCTTAGAATTGAACCGTATTCTGAGACCTGGTGGATACTTTGTCTGGTCAGCTACTCCTGTTTATCGGAAAGAAGCCGAAGACTTTGGGATCTGGAAAG CTATGTCTGCACTAACAAAGCAGATGTGCTGGGATTTGCTGATAGTTAAAAAGGATTCATTCAATGGTGTTGGGGTTGCAATATATAGGAAGCCTTTATCCAACGAATGCTATGAAAAAAGACCAGAAGATGACCCACCTCTATGTAAAGAATCTGATGATCCAAATGCTGCCTG GAACATTACACTGAAATCATGTATGCACAAGTTGCCAATAGAAGCATCAGAGCGTGGGTCTCAGTGGCCAGATCAGTGGCCGTTGAGGTTGGAAAAGCCACCTTACTGGTTGAATGGTGCGGGACTTGGAGTCTATGGAAAAGCATCCCCAGAGGATTTCATCGCGGACCACGAACACTGGAAACGTGTTGTCACAAATTCTTATCTACACGAAATGGGAGTTAGCTGGTCTGACGTGAGAAATGTCATGGATATGAGATCAGTTTATGGAGG TTTTGCTGCTGCGCTCAAGGATTTGAATGTGTGGGTAATGAATGTGGTTACGATAGATTCACCAGACACACTCCCCATAATATATGAACGGGGTCTATTTGGTATCTATCATGACTGGTGTGAATCCTTTAGCACCTATCCTAGGTCCTATGACCTTCTTCATGCTGATCATCTTTTCTCTAAGCTCAAACTCAG GTGCAGCTTAGTAGCCGTGATAGCAGAAGTTGATAGGATATTAAGGCCAGACGGAAAATTGATAGTGCGTGACAAAGTTGAGATTATCAAGGAGCTGATGCAAATGGCAGAGTCTTTGCAATGGGAAATTCGCTTAACCAACAACAAGGAAAATGAAGGATTGTTGTGTCTTCAGAAAACTACCTGGCGGCCAAAAGTGGTAGAAACAATTGCCTTAGCCACTGCTTAA